One window of the Arthrobacter sp. D5-1 genome contains the following:
- a CDS encoding ABC transporter substrate-binding protein, translated as MKKSTLPKTAAVLSVMTLSGMLLSGCGQAVSQTPAKENAGVAAQPAGAIENCGRTLTFTSVPQRVVAMTPGQSELLVKLGAADKVVAEAQSKGSELLPELKERGNVQRLSDQMPPSREVLLGANPDFVYSPTAYEFTAEQGFASIEQLKAAGSESYIATAGCMERRSKAEVKDILTDIENIGAVVGAGERTSAVRTEAAEMLASVASKVEGKEKPTVVELFVEGNSIAAIGAGIEYDMIKTAGGENLFSPSDEAFATFFSAMISPETLVQKNPEVIVFTTLDKAHEDATRTFLQEKFPEVDAVKNQRLVAVDSDDVMPGTWGNLRAVEQIAKGLHPDAF; from the coding sequence ATGAAGAAATCCACCCTGCCCAAAACCGCTGCGGTCCTGAGCGTGATGACACTCAGCGGAATGCTGTTGTCCGGCTGCGGTCAAGCGGTCAGCCAAACACCTGCCAAGGAAAACGCCGGTGTCGCTGCGCAGCCCGCGGGAGCAATCGAGAACTGCGGCCGCACCCTGACCTTCACCTCCGTGCCCCAGCGGGTGGTGGCCATGACTCCCGGACAGTCCGAGCTGTTGGTGAAGCTGGGCGCCGCGGACAAGGTAGTGGCCGAGGCACAGAGCAAAGGCAGCGAGCTGCTGCCGGAACTTAAAGAGCGCGGTAACGTGCAGCGGTTGAGTGATCAGATGCCGCCGTCGCGCGAAGTCCTGTTGGGCGCCAACCCCGATTTCGTCTACTCCCCCACAGCGTATGAGTTCACTGCCGAGCAGGGCTTTGCGAGCATCGAACAACTCAAAGCTGCAGGCTCTGAGTCCTACATAGCAACGGCGGGCTGCATGGAACGCCGGAGCAAGGCCGAGGTCAAGGACATCCTCACGGATATCGAGAACATCGGCGCTGTGGTTGGCGCGGGTGAGCGTACGTCAGCCGTTCGGACGGAAGCAGCTGAGATGCTGGCTTCGGTTGCATCAAAGGTGGAAGGCAAAGAGAAGCCCACCGTGGTGGAGCTGTTTGTTGAGGGGAACTCCATTGCGGCCATCGGGGCGGGAATCGAGTACGACATGATCAAGACTGCCGGTGGCGAGAACCTCTTCAGCCCGTCCGATGAAGCCTTCGCCACGTTCTTCTCTGCCATGATCTCTCCGGAGACACTTGTACAGAAGAACCCCGAGGTCATCGTGTTCACCACCTTGGACAAGGCCCACGAGGACGCCACCCGCACCTTCCTTCAGGAGAAGTTCCCTGAGGTAGACGCAGTGAAGAACCAGCGATTGGTGGCCGTCGACTCCGATGACGTCATGCCCGGAACCTGGGGCAACCTCCGCGCCGTGGAGCAGATCGCCAAGGGCCTCCACCCCGACGCGTTCTAA
- a CDS encoding ATP-binding cassette domain-containing protein, which yields MTAGHRGRLAGVTALLCVTTASYWLQAWFLAQALAALVVLVRVPGNPDGGTYVPLAPYLAGVLACGLGRLVIQQFHARLASSLGSGVRLQVRRKLADSLLQPERLRDTSDRGGARRLALSEGVDGVDSYISQYIPHAFQVQIVVPALLVWIACLNPLLALALALAVAVAVGAPKLWGKALAKRGKQHWDSYEALSADFLEALQGMRTLKILHAVPRTRARLHHRSQELHKATVSTMRTSLVDTALADFGIQSGMLAAAALAAYAALGQRPLPGPETAAITYFLLMLSSEVFRPVRDLARQWHAGYLGLSALGSIDAAGGADARGDSTLTGEGQARSAQVDPSAPGMRPGVVPPGRLTLQNVSFRYSAADPWVLRDASAEIQPGGLTALAGVSGAGKSTLFDLLLGFLPAGEGRIRLDGQPLRPSDVSVVSQRSYLFPGTIRENLRVVAPAATEEEIQRVVEIAGLADDLRQWPHGLDTVLSEGGGSVSGGQLQRLSIARALLVDRPVLLLDEPTSALNTELAGRVLEGLRREAGRRIVLMIAHRPEALAAADTVLRLAHGQLHTQQQEAATL from the coding sequence ATGACGGCTGGGCACCGCGGCCGGCTGGCTGGAGTGACAGCCCTGCTCTGCGTCACCACGGCGAGCTACTGGTTGCAGGCGTGGTTCCTGGCCCAGGCCCTGGCGGCGCTGGTGGTTCTGGTGCGGGTTCCCGGAAACCCCGACGGCGGCACGTACGTGCCGCTGGCTCCCTACCTTGCCGGGGTTCTCGCCTGTGGCCTGGGGCGCCTTGTGATCCAGCAGTTCCACGCCCGGCTTGCCAGTTCTTTGGGCTCCGGGGTGCGGTTGCAGGTACGACGGAAGTTGGCCGACAGCCTGCTCCAGCCCGAACGACTCAGGGATACCTCGGACCGCGGCGGAGCCCGGCGGCTGGCCCTGAGCGAGGGTGTGGACGGAGTGGACAGCTACATCAGCCAGTACATCCCCCACGCTTTCCAAGTGCAGATAGTGGTGCCCGCGCTTCTTGTCTGGATCGCGTGCCTGAATCCCTTGCTGGCACTCGCCTTGGCCCTTGCCGTGGCCGTGGCTGTTGGTGCGCCGAAACTCTGGGGAAAGGCCTTGGCGAAACGCGGAAAGCAGCACTGGGACAGTTACGAGGCACTCAGTGCCGACTTCCTGGAGGCCCTTCAAGGGATGCGGACCCTCAAGATCCTTCACGCGGTTCCCCGGACCAGGGCGCGGCTCCATCACAGGTCCCAAGAGCTTCATAAAGCAACCGTGTCCACCATGCGCACGTCCTTGGTGGACACGGCGTTGGCGGACTTCGGAATCCAGTCAGGGATGCTGGCCGCCGCCGCGCTGGCCGCATACGCAGCGCTGGGGCAGCGGCCGTTGCCCGGACCGGAGACTGCGGCGATCACGTATTTCCTGCTGATGCTCTCGTCGGAAGTTTTCAGGCCGGTGCGGGATCTTGCACGGCAATGGCATGCCGGGTATCTGGGGCTCTCGGCCTTGGGCAGTATTGACGCGGCGGGAGGCGCGGACGCCCGCGGCGATAGCACGCTGACGGGCGAGGGGCAGGCGCGTTCCGCGCAAGTAGACCCTTCCGCGCCCGGGATGCGCCCCGGCGTCGTGCCTCCCGGTCGTCTCACTCTGCAGAACGTGAGCTTCCGATACTCAGCTGCGGACCCCTGGGTTCTGCGGGATGCGTCGGCGGAGATCCAGCCCGGCGGCCTCACCGCGCTGGCGGGGGTGTCAGGGGCGGGGAAGAGCACACTGTTCGATCTTCTGCTGGGTTTCCTGCCGGCGGGGGAGGGCCGTATCCGCCTGGACGGTCAACCACTCAGGCCAAGTGACGTCAGCGTGGTCTCACAACGCAGCTACCTCTTTCCGGGGACCATCCGGGAGAACCTCCGCGTGGTGGCGCCTGCTGCTACGGAGGAGGAGATCCAGCGTGTCGTGGAGATTGCCGGCCTGGCAGACGATCTGCGGCAGTGGCCCCACGGGCTGGACACTGTGCTGTCCGAAGGGGGCGGATCCGTCTCGGGAGGCCAGCTCCAGCGGCTTTCGATTGCACGGGCACTCCTGGTGGACAGGCCGGTTCTCCTGCTGGACGAGCCAACGTCCGCCCTCAACACCGAGCTCGCTGGGCGGGTGTTGGAGGGGCTTCGCCGCGAAGCCGGACGCCGGATTGTGCTCATGATCGCCCACCGGCCCGAAGCCCTCGCTGCCGCGGACACCGTACTCCGCCTGGCACACGGCCAACTCCACACACAGCAACAGGAAGCAGCCACGTTATGA
- a CDS encoding ABC transporter ATP-binding protein, with protein MKVEFLNVSIALGGTPVVHDVTFTAPSGSVVGILGPNGCGKSTLLRALYRVNKPTSGTVTIGGRDVRALTSRQAALRVAVMAQESSQDFPMTAREVVMLGRAPHQRGFGADSDRDHHLVHQAMLDVGASSLTDRYFAGLSGGEKQRVLLARALVQEAPVLVLDEPTNHLDVAFQLELMHLVTSRGRTVLAALHDMNLAAEFCDQVAVLQSGRLQAFGPPSTLLDPQLVRRCFGVESRTLEHPLTGRALIAIAAKTPEQTPPPSQDADFSAARH; from the coding sequence ATGAAGGTGGAATTCCTCAACGTCAGCATCGCCCTTGGCGGCACTCCGGTGGTTCACGACGTCACTTTTACTGCACCCAGCGGCTCCGTGGTTGGCATTCTGGGGCCCAACGGATGCGGCAAATCCACTCTTTTGCGTGCCCTGTACCGGGTGAACAAACCCACCTCGGGGACCGTCACCATAGGCGGCCGGGATGTTCGCGCCCTTACCTCCCGGCAGGCCGCGCTCCGCGTGGCCGTGATGGCCCAGGAATCCAGTCAGGACTTTCCCATGACGGCCCGCGAGGTTGTGATGCTGGGCCGCGCCCCGCATCAGCGCGGGTTTGGTGCGGATTCAGACCGGGATCACCACCTCGTCCACCAAGCAATGCTCGACGTCGGAGCCTCCTCCCTGACGGACCGCTACTTTGCGGGGTTGTCCGGCGGGGAAAAGCAGCGGGTCCTCCTGGCGCGGGCGCTCGTTCAGGAAGCACCGGTCCTGGTCCTGGACGAACCTACCAACCACCTCGATGTCGCCTTCCAACTGGAGCTCATGCATCTGGTCACTTCGCGGGGAAGGACCGTGCTGGCCGCCCTGCATGACATGAACCTGGCGGCTGAATTCTGTGACCAGGTGGCAGTGCTGCAGTCCGGGCGGCTGCAGGCTTTCGGTCCGCCGTCAACGCTGCTGGACCCCCAACTGGTCCGCCGCTGTTTCGGTGTTGAATCCCGGACGCTGGAGCATCCTTTGACCGGGCGGGCGCTGATCGCCATTGCAGCGAAGACGCCGGAACAGACGCCCCCGCCCAGCCAGGATGCGGACTTCTCCGCCGCCCGCCATTGA
- a CDS encoding ABC transporter ATP-binding protein translates to MSLTARTPRNPLLGLVPHMSGEWAGIVWTAVVGILNNLALIVLAVVGSYVVALAVMRQEPAAAEWWVAGAAAVVFRAVLTWHEMDISHSIAYRILAALRMALFDGFARGVPSRTPDQHTGKLAATAMGDVEKLEFFYAHTVAQLAGSAVLFVAGVAAVWPLGPGLAVALLLGFVALVAVTLPGLRRGAVLGARVQEARSGVSVLAVDLLAGTREILGFGLREHAQRQLKEQSLAVDAGQRKLNSFLALAASLRELCVLGTVVAVFVAAISQPGLDSVWLPALVAGTLTLLAPVAEGVATVTQLQPHRASAQRVGEGISLPSAAKVSGPLVEFSSQGPLGLEVRNLQFTYDDGAPALRATSLSVAPGEHVGISGPSGAGKTTLARLLVRLWVPDSGSISLVSRSGESVDAWAVDEASFRRMVTLVEQDAPVFHGSVLDNMRLAQPTATEADVLSALDLAGLPLAGERWADGVDTVIGEQGVSLSGGERARFCLARALLIKPKILVLDETTASLDPASERALVEAVAAIAGDTTVITVSHRESTLAACHRRVQLG, encoded by the coding sequence ATGAGCCTCACCGCACGCACACCCCGCAACCCGCTCCTGGGTTTGGTTCCGCACATGTCCGGCGAGTGGGCAGGGATAGTGTGGACCGCCGTTGTGGGCATCCTGAACAACCTGGCCCTCATTGTCCTGGCGGTGGTGGGCTCCTACGTTGTGGCGCTGGCTGTGATGAGGCAGGAGCCCGCAGCCGCCGAATGGTGGGTTGCCGGGGCGGCGGCCGTGGTGTTCAGGGCGGTGTTGACGTGGCATGAGATGGACATCTCGCACAGCATCGCGTACCGGATCCTGGCCGCGCTGCGCATGGCGCTCTTTGACGGTTTCGCGCGCGGCGTCCCTTCCCGCACGCCGGACCAGCACACCGGAAAACTCGCCGCCACGGCCATGGGCGATGTTGAAAAGCTGGAGTTCTTCTACGCCCACACGGTTGCCCAGCTGGCTGGCTCCGCAGTGCTGTTCGTGGCCGGGGTGGCTGCGGTGTGGCCGCTGGGGCCGGGCCTGGCCGTGGCCTTGCTGCTGGGGTTCGTGGCGCTGGTGGCGGTGACGCTCCCGGGATTGCGCCGGGGCGCCGTGCTGGGGGCGAGGGTGCAGGAGGCCAGATCCGGGGTGTCGGTACTCGCCGTGGACCTGCTGGCCGGCACCCGCGAGATCCTGGGTTTCGGACTGCGGGAGCACGCGCAACGCCAACTAAAGGAACAGAGCCTGGCAGTGGATGCCGGCCAGCGCAAGCTCAATTCCTTCCTTGCCTTGGCAGCGTCCTTGCGCGAGCTGTGTGTCCTGGGCACCGTGGTGGCGGTCTTCGTCGCCGCCATCTCACAACCCGGACTGGATTCTGTGTGGTTGCCCGCCCTGGTTGCCGGCACTCTGACTCTCCTGGCTCCAGTGGCCGAGGGCGTTGCCACCGTAACCCAGCTCCAGCCGCACCGTGCCAGCGCCCAGCGCGTTGGGGAGGGCATCAGCCTGCCCTCGGCCGCAAAGGTTTCGGGGCCCCTCGTGGAGTTCAGCTCCCAAGGGCCGCTGGGTCTGGAGGTCCGGAACCTGCAGTTCACGTACGACGACGGCGCGCCGGCTTTGCGCGCGACGTCCCTGTCCGTGGCGCCCGGCGAGCATGTGGGGATCAGCGGCCCATCCGGTGCAGGAAAGACCACGTTGGCCCGGTTGTTGGTGCGCCTGTGGGTGCCGGATTCGGGGAGTATCTCGCTGGTGTCGCGCAGCGGGGAGTCCGTGGACGCCTGGGCCGTGGACGAGGCGTCGTTCCGGCGTATGGTCACGTTGGTGGAGCAGGACGCCCCGGTTTTCCATGGTTCCGTCCTGGACAACATGCGCCTGGCCCAGCCCACGGCAACTGAAGCCGACGTCCTGTCAGCCTTGGACCTGGCCGGGCTTCCGCTCGCTGGCGAACGATGGGCGGATGGCGTGGATACTGTGATCGGCGAGCAAGGGGTGAGCCTGTCCGGTGGTGAGCGTGCCCGCTTCTGTTTGGCGAGGGCCCTGCTGATCAAGCCGAAGATTTTGGTGCTGGATGAAACCACAGCAAGCCTGGACCCTGCCTCGGAGCGTGCTTTGGTGGAGGCTGTTGCTGCAATCGCCGGCGACACCACGGTAATCACCGTGTCCCACAGGGAGTCCACCCTGGCCGCATGCCACCGGCGGGTGCAGCTGGGCTAG